Genomic DNA from Haloplanus sp. HW8-1:
TCACCACCGACCGGCCGGCGGTCGGCAAGTGGTCGGTGCCGCCGGTCGCGGCCCGACATCCCATCCCCTCCGACTGGCGCTTTCTGGTCGTCGTCCCCGACGCCCCCTCGGGGCCGAGCGGCGACGCCGAGGATCGAAGCATGCGCTCGGCCGTGGAGTCGGCGGCGGCGGCGCCGAGCGACCGCCTCGCCGGCGTGATCCTCCGGCGCGTCCTGCCGGCGATCACGGAGGGATCGGTCGAGCGGTTCGGCGCCGCCCTCGCCGAGGTCGGTCGCCTCAACGGCACTTGGTACGCGGACGAACAGGGCGGCGTCTACCGGCCGCCGGCGGGCGAACTCGTCGCCGCCCTCGACGACGAACCGGCGGTCGACGGGGCCGGGCAGTCCTCGTGGGGACCGGCGGTCTACGGCGTGACCGACGCCGAGCGCGAGACGGCGGCACGGGCGGCGGGGCGGGCGGCCCTCGACGCGGCGGGCGTCGACGGACGCGTCCTCGTCGCCGACGGGCGAAACCGGGGCGCCGAAGCGATGACGGGGGAGCGGTAGCTCCCGGCCTTCCGGTGCCGAAACGAGCGGTTCAGTCCCCGGATCCGGACGGGCTGACGGTGAACTCGACCAGTTCGTAAGCGTCGTCGCCGCGGACGGTCCCCGGATTTACTCCCCGTACCGGCTCGGTGTTCCAGTAGATGCGGATCCGCACGCCGTCGGTCGTCCCAGTCGGGTCCAGATACACGGTCTCCCCGGCCTCCCAGGTGTCGCCGATGCCGACCTGCGGCGGGCGACCGCCGGACGACTCGGAGAACCGTTCCCGCTCGCTCGCGTACGACTCGTCTGCCGGGTGGGCGCCACCCGGCGGGCCACCGATGTCGAGCGCCTTCGACCCGCTGACGTAGAGTCGATCGATCCTGACCGCGTCGCCATCTTCGAGCGTCACCGCCACCGTCGCGTCGCCCCCGTCGTCTATCGTCGTGTGTGAGACGCTGATCGTCGGCGACGGGGGCGGCACGTCGCTTCCCTCGGTGAGGACGAACGCCGAGACGGCCGTGCTGATGATCACGACGATCGCCACCAGCAGAACCAGCCCGACGACCGCCGAGGCCGCCCGCTCGCGCTCGTACGCGTCACTTCCCATGCAATCGAGTTTACATCCTTCGGCTAAATACTCTCGCCCGGATCACGAGCCACCGTGCAGTCGCGACGCTCCCCGCCACGTCCGCCGCCTCGCCGCAACGACTAACCCACCGACGGCCATACCCCCCACATGGCTCGCATTCCCTTCGGTATCTCCCGACTCGACTCGATCATCGGCGGGGGGGCGCCACCGGGGAGCGTCGTCCTCCTGACCGGCGAGGCCGGGGCGGGCGCCCGCGAGTTTCTCCACACCAGCGCCGCGATGAACGGGCTGTACCACGGGGATCGCGAGGCGTTCGAACTCCACTACGGCGACCTGGAATCGGCCGCCGAACCTCCGCCAGAGATCCACTACATCTCTTTTACTGCCGGCCGCGACCACCTCGAACAGGAACTCTCCTACACGATGGACGAGGATCTCGTCCACTCGGCCGTCGAGCACATTCGGTTTCGCGACCTCTCGCCCGAGTACTTCCAGTTGAGCCCCATCCCCCGGGAGTGGTACGCCGGCGAGGCCCAGTCGGTGAGCGACCTGGCCACCCGGGAGCGACTGGAGACCGCGTTGAGCGCGCTCGGGGAGTACCTCGGCGAGCACGCGCCCGGGAACCTCGTCCTCGTCGACTCCATCACGGACCTCGTCGCGGCCGTCAGCGACGACATGTCATGGAGCGACATCGCCCTGCTGATGAAGGGAATCCAGAAGGCGGCCTACGAGTGGGGCGGGTTGATCCTCCTCCTCGTCCAGGGCGAAACCCTCCAACCGACCGAACTCGGGCATCTGATGGACGCCGCCTCCGGGACCCTGCAGTTCGAGTGGGAGAGCGGCGGATCGAAACGTGCCCGGACGATGTTCGTCAAGGAGTTCCGTGGCGTCCTCTCCAGGCTCGAAGCGGAGAACGTCATCCGCTTCGAGACGGAGGTCCACGAGGGCGGCTTCGACGTGAGCGGCGTCCGGAAGATCCGCTAGGCCGACCGATACTTAAGCCGCCGCGTGGTTAGTCACGTACACATGGCAGGGGAACAGTCGGAGGCCTTCCCGACGGAACTCCGGGAGTGGGTCGAACGGCAGGCGGCCGAGCGCGACGCGCCTCCGGAGCGGATCCTCGCCCGCGCGGTGGCGATCTATCGGGCGCTCGATGCCGAGGCCGCCGGCGACGCCGACGATCCCCTCGATATCGACCCGGAGCGCGTCTCGGACCTGCGCGATCGGGTGACGGCCCTCGAGGACCGCGTCGCCACGCTCGAGGACGACCTCGACACGAAGATCGACGACGTCCGTGATCGGGTGGTTCAGGTCAAACGCGAGACCGACGCCAAGGCGCCCCGCGGTCACGACCACCCCGACCTGGAAGCGCGCGCCGACGCCGCCGGGCGCACCGCGGAGGACGTCGATGATCGGATCGACACCCTCGGCGAGCGACTCGACCGCGGCTTCGAGAACTACGAGGAGATCCTGGAGTATCTGACGGACACGACCGACGACCTCGACCGGAAGGTGGAGCAGTTGGCCGGCGCCGTCGTCGACGTGCAATCGGAACTTCATCGCGTCAGCGCCGCGGACCACGACCGCGAGGCAGTCGACGACCTCCGGACCGCCGCGAACCGGCACGGCGAGCGTACGGCAGCGTGTGCCGACTGCGGCGCGACAGTCGACCTCGGACTGCTCTCACGGCCCCGGTGTCCCCACTGCGAGGCCACGTACGTCGACTTCGAACCGCCGAGTGGCTTCTTCGGCAGCGCCACGTTGACAACCGGCGACCGTCCCGCGCTGACCGACGGGACCGACGGCGAGGCCGCCGATCTGTTCGACCTCGACGCGCGGAGCGACGGGAAGGGGGTGTCGACGGATGAGTGAAGACGAGGACGACGACCCGGGCGCCCCCGCGGACGACGCCGGCGCCGACGACGCTCCGCTCGACGACCTCGTCCGCGAGGTGCGCGCCAAGCAGGCCTCCCGCGAGGAGGGGGCGGACGCGAGCGTCGATCCCGAGACGGACCTCTTCGAGGCCGTCGAGGTCGGCGAGGTGGACGACGAGGCCGTCTGGGAGGCGTTCGCCGAGGGGGAGATGGGCCCCGAGGAGCGGGTCGGCGTCGGCGCCGACCCCGAGGACGCGTCGGGAGACGACGAGGCCGTCGTCCCGAAACGGGAGTTCTGTCAGCGATGCCCACACTTCGCGGACCCGCCGGAGACGGCCTGTACTCACGAGGGGACGACCATCGTCGAGGTGGTCGACGCCGACAGCTTCCGCGTGCGGAACTGCCCCGTCGTCGCCGAGGACCGGGAGACAGCCTCGATCGAGTGACGGCTGTGGCCAAAGCGGGATCGCCACCGAAACGGGGCCGGGGAACCTTTGTGGGCCGCCCCGCTACCCCCGGTATGCAGTTCTGCGACGACTGCGGGTCGATGATGGTCACCCGCGACGGCGAGATGGTCTGTACCTCCTGTGGCGCCACCAGCGAACGCGACGAGGAACGCGCCGCTGCCTTCGTCTCTACCGAGGCCCAGAGCGACGACGACGTCATCGAGACCGAGGAGGGAGCCAACTTCGAGGGCAAGCCCACCGCCACCGACGTCACCTGCGAGGAGTGTGGCGCGAGCGAGGCGTGGTACACGATCAAACAGACCGGCGCCGCCGACGAACCGCCGACGCGGTTCTTCAAGTGCAAGGAGTGTGGGTATCGGTGGCGCGAGTACAACTGACTCCTCCGACGGATCGATTCGTTCGGGGATCCGGTTGCTTCGAAAACGGCCCGGGTTCTCGGCATCGAGACGTACGTGGACCCGGACGATCGGCGTATCGGCACGGTCGGTGGGTCGTCGGACACCGACCCGATCCTGAAACGTCCCACTTCGAGCGTCGGCGCGTCGAACGCCACTGGTGAGGATCGAGTCGCCGAGGGAATGACCACCGCGGATGGAACCGTTCGACGTCGGAGACGAGTTCTCCGCACGAGATCGATCCTCGGAGTATAACTGTCTGCCCGGCTAATTTACTCCGGAGAGGTTCAGATGCACGAAGATCCAGACGCCGATACCGACACCGGGACGCTTCGAACGCTCGGAGGTGAGTCAGAAGAGATCTACGAGGTGATCTTCCGTGAAATGGCGGACGCCGTCTTTCTGATCGACGTCGAGCGAACGGGCGACGACTACACGTTCGTTTTTCGACGAAACAACGCCTCACACCGACACCAGACT
This window encodes:
- a CDS encoding transcription factor S, with protein sequence MQFCDDCGSMMVTRDGEMVCTSCGATSERDEERAAAFVSTEAQSDDDVIETEEGANFEGKPTATDVTCEECGASEAWYTIKQTGAADEPPTRFFKCKECGYRWREYN
- a CDS encoding RAD55 family ATPase → MARIPFGISRLDSIIGGGAPPGSVVLLTGEAGAGAREFLHTSAAMNGLYHGDREAFELHYGDLESAAEPPPEIHYISFTAGRDHLEQELSYTMDEDLVHSAVEHIRFRDLSPEYFQLSPIPREWYAGEAQSVSDLATRERLETALSALGEYLGEHAPGNLVLVDSITDLVAAVSDDMSWSDIALLMKGIQKAAYEWGGLILLLVQGETLQPTELGHLMDAASGTLQFEWESGGSKRARTMFVKEFRGVLSRLEAENVIRFETEVHEGGFDVSGVRKIR
- a CDS encoding beta-ribofuranosylaminobenzene 5'-phosphate synthase family protein — its product is MPHTSVTAHARLHFGFCNLSLANERLYGSLGVGLDRPSVTVTASPAAAVDCEHPTVREYAARSVNLLGVDGAEVAVESAFPRHVGLGSGTQFALATLAAVARAHDRTVDVRDRAPDLGRGGRSGVGVATFEDGGFVLDAGHPTARFTTDRPAVGKWSVPPVAARHPIPSDWRFLVVVPDAPSGPSGDAEDRSMRSAVESAAAAPSDRLAGVILRRVLPAITEGSVERFGAALAEVGRLNGTWYADEQGGVYRPPAGELVAALDDEPAVDGAGQSSWGPAVYGVTDAERETAARAAGRAALDAAGVDGRVLVADGRNRGAEAMTGER
- a CDS encoding type IV pilin N-terminal domain-containing protein, producing MGSDAYERERAASAVVGLVLLVAIVVIISTAVSAFVLTEGSDVPPPSPTISVSHTTIDDGGDATVAVTLEDGDAVRIDRLYVSGSKALDIGGPPGGAHPADESYASERERFSESSGGRPPQVGIGDTWEAGETVYLDPTGTTDGVRIRIYWNTEPVRGVNPGTVRGDDAYELVEFTVSPSGSGD